In a genomic window of Helianthus annuus cultivar XRQ/B chromosome 10, HanXRQr2.0-SUNRISE, whole genome shotgun sequence:
- the LOC110885220 gene encoding peroxidase N1, with amino-acid sequence MGFSSLNKTVALLVLLLATFTTLSLGQGNRGGGGGTQVGFYSSTCPRVESIVRSAVESAVQANPTIAPGLLRMFFHDCFINGCDASILIDGPTTEKSAGPNSLLRGFEVIDAAKSQLETTCPGVVSCADIVALAARDSVVLTGGHSWQVRLGRRDGLVSQASDTANLPAFNDPIGVQISKFADKGLNTQDLVTLVGGHTIGTAACSLFSYRLYNFNNTNGPDPDINPAFLPLLRALCPNGGDGSRRVALDTSSENSFGSSFYENLRNGRGVIESDAKLWSDQRTQRYVQGFLGQSGSRFNAEFGRAMVKMGNIEVKTGRQGEIRRVCTATN; translated from the exons ATGGGGTTTTCTTCCCTAAACAAAACAGTTGCCTTGTTGGTTCTTCTCTTAGCCACATTTACAACCTTGTCACTAGGCCAAGGCAATCGTGGTGGTGGAGGAGGCACTCAAGTTGGCTTCTACAGCTCAACCTGCCCTCGCGTGGAGTCCATAGTCCGGTCAGCAGTTGAGTCTGCGGTCCAAGCCAACCCAACAATCGCACCTGGTTTATTAAGAATGTTCTTCCATGACTGCTTTATCAATGGTTGTGATGCATCTATACTAATTGACGGACCCACAACCGAGAAGTCAGCAGGCCCAAACTCTCTCTTGAGAGGCTTTGAAGTTATTGATGCTGCAAAGTCCCAGCTCGAAACCACCTGCCCTGGAGTGGTCTCATGTGCTGATATTGTTGCCCTAGCTGCCCGAGATTCTGTAGTCCTG ACCGGTGGACATAGTTGGCAGGTACGATTAGGACGTAGAGATGGATTGGTTTCACAAGCATCGGATACTGCAAACTTACCTGCCTTTAATGACCCTATTGGTGTCCAAATCAGTAAATTTGCTGATAAAGGCCTCAACACCCAAGATCTTGTTACACTTGTGG GTGGACACACAATTGGAACAGCAGCCTGTTCATTATTCAGCTACAGGTTATACAACTTCAACAATACCAATGGACCCGACCCTGATATAAACCCAGCATTCCTACCACTGCTCCGAGCACTTTGCCCCAATGGTGGTGATGGGTCAAGGCGTGTGGCCCTTGATACAAGTAGCGAAAATAGTTTCGGCAGTTCATTCTATGAAAACTTGAGGAATGGGCGTGGAGTTATTGAGTCCGATGCAAAACTATGGAGCGACCAGAGGACTCAGAGGTATGTACAAGGGTTCCTGGGACAATCTGGATCCAGATTCAACGCGGAGTTTGGAAGAGCAATGGTAAAGATGGGTAACATTGAGGTGAAAACAGGGAGACAAGGTGAAATTCGTAGGGTTTGTACCGCAACAAATTGA
- the LOC110885221 gene encoding peroxidase N1-like yields the protein MEASSLSKTGILLVLLLAILTNFALGQGYRGTRVGFYKSTCPRVESIVQSAVESAVRANQTIAPGLLRMFFHDCFINGCDASILINGSSTEKSAGPNAFLRGFEVIDAAKSQLEKDCPGVVSCSDILALAARDSVVLTGGHSWQVPLGRRDGLVSRGSDTANLPASNDSISVQIKKFADKGLDIQDLVTLVGGHTIGTAACGVFSYRLYNFNNTNRPDPDINSSFLPQLRALCPNGGNASRRVALDTGSVNSFGESFYANLKYGRGVIESDAKLWSDPTTQRFVKRFLGSRGLHGLRFDVEFGRAMVKMGNVEVKTGKQGEIRRICTAIN from the exons ATGGAGGCTTCTTCCCTTAGCAAAACAGGCATCTTGTTGGTTCTCCTGTTAGCCATACTCACAAACTTTGCACTAGGCCAAGGCTATAGAGGCACCCGAGTTGGCTTCTACAAGTCCACCTGCCCTCGGGTGGAGTCCATAGTCCAATCTGCAGTTGAGTCTGCGGTCCGAGCCAACCAAACAATCGCACCTGGTTTACTAAGGATGTTCTTCCATGACTGCTTTATCAATGGTTGTGATGCATCCATACTTATTAATGGATCCTCAACTGAGAAGTCAGCAGGCCCAAACGCTTTCTTGAGGGGCTTTGAAGTTATTGATGCTGCGAAGTCTCAGCTCGAAAAGGACTGCCCTGGAGTGGTCTCTTGTTCCGATATTCTTGCCCTTGCTGCCCGTGATTCTGTGGTCCTG ACCGGGGGGCATAGTTGGCAGGTGCCATTAGGACGTAGAGACGGATTGGTTTCTCGAGGTTCTGATACCGCAAACTTGCCCGCTTCTAATGACTCTATAAGTGTCCAAATCAAAAAGTTTGCGGATAAAGGTCTTGACATTCAAGATCTTGTAACTCTTGTTG GTGGACATACAATTGGAACAGCAGCTTGTGGAGTATTCAGCTATAGATTATACAACTTCAACAATACCAATAGACCCGACCCTGATATTAACTCATCATTCCTACCACAGCTACGAGCACTTTGCCCCAATGGTGGTAATGCGTCGAGGCGTGTGGCGCTAGATACAGGTAGCGTTAATAGCTTTGGTGAGTCCTTCTACGCTAACTTAAAGTACGGACGCGGAGTTATTGAATCAGATGCAAAGCTATGGAGTGATCCAACAACACAAAGGTTTGTAAAACGGTTCCTTGGATCTAGGGGGCTACATGGATTAAGATTCGATGTTGAGTTTGGAAGAGCCATGGTGAAGATGGGTAATGTTGAGGTGAAGACAGGAAAACAAGGTGAAATTCGTAGAATTTGTACGGCAATCAATTGA